The DNA region TCCGCTTTTGCATAGCGTCGGCGATCGGCGTGATCGTCACCAGCGCATCATCGACACGAACATCTTCGCCAAACTCGTTCTTCGTCCAGACGCCGACGATCAATTGCGTCTTAGGATTCGTCGGCGATTCACCTTTGATCACACTGAAGTCAAAAATAAACGGCGCGATCGATGGTCGAATGTCCAACAGACGGCCATCTCGTTCTTGCTGGTAACTATCGGCGATGACTTCGAATTCAAGTCGTCCACTCGGCAAATCTTCGGCGAGATAGTAACCGTTTTGATCGGTGGTCTGCTCCGTCACCGTGAACCCCGAGGCGTCGATGAACTTGATCTTCGCACCCGCGACATACTCGATGACGTTGCCCGAGGGATCATGCCCCAGAACGTGCCCATGCAGGGTTGCGCGCAATCGAGGTCCCTGGTCACGGAACAACCAAGCTTGAACCACTGTTTCAAAGCCAGGCAAGACTTTCTTTGCCGGGCTATCAAAGTCGCTGTAGTTTGTCGAACTCGCGTGGACACGGTACGACGAGGCAGGCAGAGGCTTGGAAGGTTTGCCGATGAAGTAGCTGAACTTTGGATCGATGGCACCACCGCCAATTTTGCGAGCCGTTGCCAAATCGATCGGCTCCACTGTGAGCGAGCGTTTTTGATTGGGTTCGTCTTCGTTTGAATAGAAGACATTCGGCGATCCAGTCTCGCCCGCTTCCATGCCGATCAGTGCGATCAGTTTGGTATCGGGAACGACTCGCTTTTTCACCAACAGGTCAACCGTGGCTGTCCCATTCACTTTCACCGCAACCGTTTTTGCGCCCGTTGAATCGAAGTCGGCCGCCGACGCGCTGACCCACCAGCTGCCTGGGGTCAATTCCTTGAAGCTGAAATTACCGTCCGTCGCTTGCACGGGTGGTGGTGGATTTCCCGAACCCAATTTCGTGAGCGTGACGGTCGCACCGGGCACCAATTCGGGCGGATCGGTTCCGGCGATCACGACGCGTCCTTGAATCGAACCAGGCGTTTCCTGGATCGGCATGATGACTTGGAAATACGTTGATTGATCGGGCGAGACGGACTGTTGCGACGATGATTGCTCGGCGTAATTGGGTAAGTCGCTGAGCGTTGCCTTTGCCCGATACAGTCCGCTGATCAGGGTGCTGGATGGTTCCGCAGTGAACCACGACCAATCCTTCTCGGGCTCGATGCCGTAATCCAGTAATTCATCCTCGGAAAGCGACCTGGTCTTGCCATCGATCGCCTGGGCCGATGATCGACCGAATTGAACCGTTGGTAACTTGTCGCCGATCATTCCTTCGACACCGATGATCGCCATCTGCGAAACGATCGGACCAATCGTCTCGGTTACCTGGGCGATGGTGATGTCATGGGTAAAGTCTTGCTGAGGCGTGATGCTGACGGAAACCGGTTTTGCCGCACCCAGCTTGGCCGTATCGATGCTTTCCGCCGTCGAGTTCTCTGTCGGTTGGCAAACGACCCACCACGAGCCATCGGACAATTTCAGTTCATATTTACCTAGTCGATCGGTAGTCGTCTTGCGAGTTTCAGCACTGGCTTGACTCGTCGCGATCACATCCCAAGCGACGAGTGGCTGTTTGGCGCTGTCATTGATCTGCTCCGCGACGGTACCACGAAGATTTCCGAGCGCGTCTCGGGGGTGCAGACTCAGCACAAACAGATTGGTCTTGCCTGTTTCGACGGCTTCGTATCCTGAGGAAACGGGATCAACGCTGACCAGAGTTGCTCTCGCGTAGTAACTGCCGGCCGGCAACGGTCCCTCGCTTTCCACCCAGTACCAATTCCACTTGGACGGATCATCATCACCAACGCCTTCGCCTAGGTAACCCAGATCCTCTTCGCTGACGGGCATCACCTTCCCAGGCAACGGTTCGTCATCCGCGCCCGCCAAAAAGAAATCGACCTTGGGTTGGGCATCCGGAATACGCTTGGCAGTATTACGAACCGACACGATCGCGAAAATGGGAACGGGCGTTGGTCCGGAGTCCGCCTCACCCGAATCGGACAATACAAAATCGCATTCGTACTGGGCTCCTGCGACAAACGTCATCGTGACATCGGACGTCACATCGCTACCCGATCGAATCGCGTGCCGGTCCGCGTCCGGAAGACTGCTGGTGACGAACGTTCTGGCGTTTTCACTGCATCCGGGTGCTTGAGCAGAGAAGTGCCAAGTGCCACTGGGCAGATCGAGCGTGTTGCCATCCGGTTTCGTTACATCGATCACCCCGGCCGGTTGGGGATCATCACCGCGCCAGAAAATGATCCTTGCATTTTCGACGGGCGTTTGGCTTCCGTTGTCATCTTTCCAGACCCGGACAGTCAAATTGCTTGCCCCACTGTCGTCGGCGACTTGCGGATCGTCATTGTTGGGTTGATTGGCAGTTGGATCTGCGGTCAGGGCAAACTCAATTTTGTAGTCTTGCCCTTCGATGATTGTCACCGTCGCGTCTGCAAAATCGGCTGCACCAGTGCGGACGGCATGTCGATCGGCGTCGTAAACGTTGCTGGTGATCGTGGTGCGAGCGTTTTCGCGATAGCCATTCGCTCCCGCCGAAAAATGCCAAGTTCCGCCAGGCAAATTGGTTTTCAACTCACCCGACGGCACTGTCATCGTGCCGGCAGGATTCGGATCATCACCTTGCCACAAAGTGATGCTGGCATCGGAAACGGACTGGCGCGCACCGGCGTCGTCAATTTCCCAAACCGAGAGCGTGACTGTTGCTTGCTGTGCCAATGCCGACGTCAACGACAACACCGAGAAGAGGGACGCTAATAAAAGATTATACTTTGGCATTGGTCGTAACTGGCAGCGGCGTTTCATGAGTAGGGTTCCGGTGGTTTTCGACCAGCGAGCATTCGTTGATGGAGGATAGATGTGTCGATCGCGATTGGGCTAATTCGCCAGGATCCATGCTTCTCCGTATTGCCCCATCATTGCCTCGGCGATCGAAGTGTTTTCGTTGATGCTGGTCACCTTGATCGACTTGACTTTGACCTTCGCGGTTGATTTCGACTTGCGGCTATTCTCCGGGAGCAAAAGCTTGCCCTCGTTTTGCTTCTTGCTAAGGAAGTCGTACATCGCATCGGAAAATCCCGTCACTGCGGCGGCCTTAAAGGTTTTGGTGTACTTGCTTGATCCATCATTGACCAATCCAAGATCTTCCAAGACTTCCCCCGCTTGTTTGGACACCCGTGCTTTATCCCACTGGATCAGATCGGTCGCATATCGTTCCAACATGGACAGCCAGAACTTCTTAGTGGCGCTACTAACAGACGCTTTTAACTTACTTTCTTTGACGCTTACCACCAAATAATCAGAGGCTACCCGACTGGTACTGTTCTGCAAAAAAACAGCGAGATCACCAACGAACCCATCATCGACTGCCTCGTTCCAATAAGGGCCCGCATCATCATCGTAGGCGTTTGGAGGAATGATCGGACCGGCTTCGTAAAGGCCCTGGCCTGGAAGAGGTCCATAAACACCTCCCGGTTGACCGGGCACCTTGTCGTATATCGGAACGCTTGAGCTTTGCTGACCTGCGCGCGGACGGAAGTTGCCGCTATTGGGATCTACATAACCCGACGGCGGAAGTGAACCGTCCGATGCACCGCCCTGACTTGGCACCACACCGTAGGGCGAACCTTCCTTGTACAAAACCTTGCTATGCCGCTTGGGCGAGTTCTTGTCGACAGCCTGCGCAGAATGGAAAGCTTGTCCAGCGAACAAGAATGTCGCAAGAAACGCAAGCGAGTAACGGCCGGTTTCAAAAGTCCTAAAACTCATTGCTGTGTTCATTGCAAGGTCCTTGTAAAGGTGATTTGTGAAGGCTCCGGTTCAATTCAAGGCAGACGTCGAATCTCAAACCCTCACTTGATCGCATCCGATCCAAGATCGATGACGGGCATGATCTCGAATTGGATACTAAGTTTAGTACCGCCTGACTCGGCGTATAATGTTTGCAATGGCGTCTTGATCGCATCGGCAATCGTTAAACTGATAGGTGTCGCCGGGACCTCATCCCAATGGCTGTGTAGATCCCATTCCCGTATATCCGCGCTAAGACGGAACCCAGATGACCTTGACTTCGGATTATCAAATTCAATGGTCGTGGTTGCGCCAATCTGTTTCTCTTCAGCGACTGCCCAGTAGCCTGCGTTGGCAGCTGCGACGTTCCAGAGTGTTGTTGCAGGCAAATCTTTTCCGTCGTCGCCAAAGGGCGTTACCGTGACCGTTCCATAAAATTCTTCTGTTCCTTTTCCGTATTCCGAAGGATCATCCTCGCCTGTACACGTCATCGACTTAAGCGTGACAGAGAAACGACGAGCATCGCTACCGACCGCATCGCAGTTGCGGATCGGATACTTAAACGCTTTACAAAGATATGCGACACTGTGGTCGAGATAGTTCAGTTTCCAAGCGATTGGAATTCCGGGACTGTCCTCGCTATATCTGCCGCCGTCTTCGACGTACGCCATGAACTTTTCGATGTCTCCACGTATCATTCCCGAAGATGGCATTCCGTCGCCGCCAACAATGGTGAACTGAATATCGGTATTCTCCAGCACTTTTTTCCATTCGGCCTTCGTCGCAATGGCCCCACTGAAGGCAGGCCCATCCTCTTCTTCATCGTTTCCTGCGTCGTCTTTCTCATCTTTTTCGACGTTGTCTGATTCATCAACATCGTCATCGTCGTCCTCCTTCTCTTCTTCGTCGTCGTCCTCTTCGTCGTCTATTAGCTTGGCATTTGAGGCGCCGTTAAATCTCGCTCGGAGTGCAGCAGTAACCTCTCTTTCGCTGTATTCCGAAGTGATAATCAAATAGGCTTGTCTTCCATATTTTACAGAGGCCACATAGGCGGGCATGTATTTAGGCTCTAGGCGAGCTAAATCGTTTGGATCAACAAAGAAGTCGGAAGGTGAGTTGATTCCACCCGTATCCATATCAACCGAATAGTAAACTTGGGTGAACTTGAGCAGCTTGCGTGTCTTGATGGAATTTTGGTTGAAGTTAAATCCACCGTCGAAACTAGCAAAGCTCGAGTTGAAAGTACCGCCGAGTTTAAATGTTAAGTCTTCTTTGGACGTAACACTTTGATTTTGTCCGGTAACTTGGGCGGGCGGAGCGCTCCGCACTTCCTGGTCCATTAGATCGGAAAGCTTTTGCCTCACTTCCGAGGCATTCTCGGGTCGCTCGATATCGATCACACGATTCTCAAGGTCTAACGTTGTCGAAAGCGTGATGGGGTTTCTTTTGGCAGGTACTGGTCGGTACTCGCCCGATTTAAGCGTTTCTGCATATACCATCGCACCCGGATAGATAATGCCTGGAGCGGGATCCAGTGCGAGTTGTTCTGAATAAGCGGGGCCGATCTCAAACCACTCGACAGTGCACTCCATGTCTCCAAGACGTTCCGTGCTGTTTTTCTCATCTTTTGGTATCTCGTCATCTTTCAGCTTTCGTTGATCAAATTTTTCGTACACCAGGTGCGGCAGCTTCTTAAGTTTTTCGCCCAGTTCGTCTTCTTCTGGATCCGTCGGCGATTTCTCTTCCTCGGTAGCTTCCGTTCTCATTCGTTCGGGCATGTCCTCAGGATGCGTGAGATTTCTGGTCGAGCGGCTAACGTTGTTTGAGACCGCGGCAAGGACGATCTCCGCGTCTTCATCGGTGCCCACCGTCAGATAGGATTCACCTTCAACACTTGCAATGTGCTCCGCCGCAAGATCATCGGGATGAACGAATCGCAGTCCCGTTCCCGGTGACAAATCCAGCGATACCGTGCCTTCCCCGCGAATCGTTGCCAACTCTTCGCCTCCTTCGTAAACAGTCAGCGGTTGGTCGGTGTCGTTTAAAAAGTGGCGGGTGATCGTATCTCGCGCACCCACTTCGTAACTTTGATCACTGGCATCCGTTGCACTGTAGGAATCGTTGACTGACCCCGATTTGAAGACCCAGACATCGCCTGGTCGACTGCCTTGCACGCGACTACCGCCGACGGGAATCGTGCCATAGGCGGTCTCCCCGTTCCCGGTCTTCAAAAATACGTTGACGGGACTTTCCAGATTGTTTCGTACGCGGACGTCAACGCCGTTATCAGCGGCGTGCGCGATCAACACGGTCAACAGCAAGCCAATGCCAGTGAGCATTAAAAAGGTGATTGGTTTCGTCATCGGGTAAACCTGTCGTGCTTGAAGTGAGTGTTGATTGTTTTAAATTGAACGGTGTATGTTCAGATGCTGTCATCACGGGCCAGCTGGAATGGAGCCGCTCGCCGCCGGATAGGGCTTCTGGCCAATGAAATTGCCGGGCGGGTCATAGACGCCGACCACATACTTTCGTCCGCTCTTTGAAGTCGCAATCGCACCACCGACGAATTTCGTGTCAGCCCAAACGGCTTGCGTGTAGTGGCCCGTTTTTCCGGGTGTGCGATTCAGGTAGATCGGCTTTTCATCGTCGATCCAACCCTTGGTGGCAGTTTGGAAACTTGCTTTTCTGCCGCCGTGTAGGTTTTCGCCGTACTTGCGCTGGTCGATGGACGTGGGATTCGGCGAGAAACTGCGATGGCTTTCCTGCGTCAAAACTTTGTCGAGTCTGGCCAACTCATCTGCCCAACCTTGCGCGTCGGCTGCGAGTGTTGCCGACCATTGCAGCGGAGCGACATTCACTGCTGCGCGGGCGTCGTTGTGCGCCTTCACGAAGGCTTGCTGTTCCGGCGTTAGCGTGCCACCAGATGATGATCCGGGATTGGTAGGCGGTGCGCTACCAGCATTGCTGGTGATCGGTTGCTTGGGGCCTGACGTTTTGATTGGTGCGGAAAACGATTTTTGGAATTTGCCAGCTTGGCCGCTAAGATCCAATAGATTCTTGTCCAACCTTTCGATGATCCGTTCGGTGGTCGATGCGGGCGTTGAACTTGTGGCATCCCATTTTTGGATCAGTATTCTTTCATTGAGCCCCCACGTTCCCGTATTGGTGCTTGTTGACCCAGTGGTGGAACCGGCTGTGATCGAGTTCGCGTCGGCTGTTCCGCTTATTGATCTCTCGAAATCAAGTTTTTGTGTGAAGGTGCCATTCGTATCAAGGGTTAGCGAGATTGTGTCTTTCTGGCTAACGATTGATCCGTCGGGACGCCACTCGCCGCTGGTCGACTTATAGACCCAGGTGCCGTACAGCAAATTGACGTCCATCGGTATCGGGGGCAGTTCCTTGGGTGGATCGTTTCGCTTCAAAAGACCCGCTATTCCGATTTCAAGCGTCTCGGCATCGTCGCTGCGTGCCGAGGTTTCTTTTGTTTCACCCTCCACCGAAAAGGGGTCGGTTGTGTTCGTTGGTGTCAAACTCATCATGTGACGATCCAACGTCCAAGATCCGTCCTCCGCGATGGTCGGGCTTCCGTCGTCAAAGTCGAATTGGTAACTGTACGTGCCGTCTGCTCGAAAGGTGTATACCGTCCGGCTTGTTGGTGTCACTCGCACCCATCGGCCGGCAATGAATTCCTTCGTGGGTGGAGCGGTTTGAGAATGTGGATTTACGATCGGGCCCAGACTTGCACCTTGGGGAAGTGAACGTTGGTCCGGATCCTTAACCAGTCGCAAGCCAAACAAACCGATCGCTTCGTTGTCGATTCGGTTGCTCATCTTCAACATCAAAGTCAGGCTGACCATGGCTTTGTCGATCGATCCCATCGGAAGCCTTTGCTCAAAGCTTTGGTCGACCTCCATGTCGGTTAGCGTGCTCATTCCGATGCTGGCAGTCTCAAACAACTCGGTGTTGTAGGCTGCGTAACCCAGGTCGCGAGCGATCGGGATATCGATCAAGAACATCGGCGTTCGTGCTCCCTGTTTGTCGTACGTCACGGTGCGAGTCGTCGCGATCCGGAGCACTTCGGCGGCGGAGGCGGTGCCGGCAAGGTCGTCGGGCTCGTAAATGCCTCCCTTGTTTCCGGAGATGTCCTGCACGATCAACCGGGCATCGATCTGGACTTGATTGTCGGTCGTGGCGTTGCCGTTCATGATTCCCAGGTGCGCGACCAATCGATAATTGGAATCCAGCTTCACTTGATTGTCGAAACGCACCGTCAACTGGCCGACATTGGGATCCCAAGCGCTGACGCTGACTACCGGCGAGACTGTCGATGCGCCGAACGTCAACGCATTGTGAGAGTTGGTGGGTGCGAAATTGATCCAAGCTGATTTGCCATCGTAGGTGGGCTTGGATGCAAACGGATTCCAAGGGATCGTTGACACGGGTGCGTCAAACCCGTCACCGTCGATCTGGAATTGTGCTTGGACGCTCGATTGTCGGCGGAGTTGAATGCTTGGATCTCGTCCGATAACAAACCGCTGCTGGTTAAGCTGGGAATCCTTGGTTAGCAGCGGCAACATCGGTCCTTTTGCTGCGCCGCCCTGCGAGATCATGTTGCCATCGCTGTCGAAGGCGATGACTTCGGGTTCCACCATCGCACGGTGGTGTTCGCTGGCGCTGAGCAACGTGCTGGCCAAATCGATCGCGGGTACTGGAGCCGATCGAAAGACTCCCGATCCGGATGCCAACAAGTTCGGAACTCGTTCTGACTCGCCAATCAGAATGGGTACTTGGCTGCCGCGATGAGGAAGCCTAGCCCACAACCTGACCTGGAATTCTTTGACTTCCTGGGAGTTCTCCACTTCCCAATTGACCGTGCATGGCGAGCCATCGGCCGGAACCGACACACCCCCGAATCCGACAAAACTGATCTGCAACTTTTTCGGCGCCGGAATCACCGTTGGGTTGGCAGTGTTTGGGTTGGCGCCTCCAGGAACGTTTCCTGGCCCCGCTGGATTCGAAGGTGTTGAGCTGCCGGGACGGTTAGCAAGGGCTGCTATCAAATCGTCAATCAGCGTTTCAATGTTGACAGGGTCATTCGGATTTGCCGTATTTATGAAGGAACGTGTGGGAGGGTTCATTGCCGAGCCTGGACCTGACGAGCCTGGACCCGATGAACCGGGGCCAGGACCTGATGAGCCAGGGCCTGCACCTGAGAAACCTGGGCCTGGCGGGAACGAACCTCCGCTAAGAGATGGCCCCCCGCTTCCAAAGCCTGAATCAGGTGGGCCTGTGATACCAGGACCACGGCTGCCAGGTCCGCTGTTGCCAGAACCGGAATCACTTCCACCTGCATTGGCTAGATTCGCACCTGGATCACCACCGTCGCTGCCGAGGCCTGAATCGATATCACTTGTCCCGGGATCTGAATCGGGACCACTCCCAGCGGCGACGTTCGGTCCATCGCTACCGTTGGTCTTTCCCGGAACCGAAGTCGAACCACTTGCACCCACGACACTCTCGCTTGGGTCGCTTGGTCCCACGCCACTGCTCTTTCCACCCGGAATCTTTCCACCCGGGCTTGAGCCCGTGCTTGTTGTTGTCGCGACAGCGGTATCTGGCCCACTTTGGCGTGTGCTCTCTGCCGGGATTTTGCCGAGCCCGTTCTGGCTTTTGATCGGACGTGTTTGAGGAATCTTTAGTCCCGGCATCCATGCGTAACGCTCAAAGTCATCGCTAGGGTTCACCACGACTTGCCCCCGTTCATCACGGTGAGCAGGCGGAACCAGGATGACTCTCTCGAGCGATTGCCGATCGCTTTGAATGGGTTCGCTGTCGTAAACACTCTCTCCGTCGACCTCTAAACTCACACGTTGCAACTTGGCGCTATCAGGTATTTGATCGAGCGGTTGGTTGCTGCCGAGCAATCCGATCGAAAAGTTTTTGATGTCGTTTCGGCTGACAGGATCAAAGCCCAAGTCGACCGGCGTTAACTCAAACACCTGCTCGTTCGGGGCGTCGTTCAAAGGTGCAAGTTCGGACGAAAGTAAAAACTTGCGGCCACCAGCGCGCAAGTAAAGCGGATTCAAGGTGCCTGGTCGCTCGACACCGCCGGCGAGCATTTCAACGCGAATCGAGGAGACTCGATCGGAGGCAACCAACGGCTGAAAACCGCCTTCGGTTTCGACAACGGATGGGAATTGCCCTAGCAATTGGCCGCCCATTCGTCGCAGCGGCTCGACGAACCCTGCTAGCTCTCTCTCTTTTGCTGCAAGCGATTGCTCGTCCATCTCCGAACCTAAACCGGCATCAACGATCGTTTTCAATTCGCGAACTTCGCTGCCGAGTGAATCGTTTCTCGCCAACATCTCCGTCACTTCGAATTGATACTGCTCTCTGGCCTGTTTCAGGCTTTGCTTGAAGGATCCATTGGCCGCGTAGAGTTTGTCGTTCAACTCGATCTTGTATTTCGCCAGCGTCCAGTCAGCGACACCTCGCGATGCGAATCCGATCTGGCTG from Rubripirellula tenax includes:
- a CDS encoding thiol-activated cytolysin family protein, translated to MTKPITFLMLTGIGLLLTVLIAHAADNGVDVRVRNNLESPVNVFLKTGNGETAYGTIPVGGSRVQGSRPGDVWVFKSGSVNDSYSATDASDQSYEVGARDTITRHFLNDTDQPLTVYEGGEELATIRGEGTVSLDLSPGTGLRFVHPDDLAAEHIASVEGESYLTVGTDEDAEIVLAAVSNNVSRSTRNLTHPEDMPERMRTEATEEEKSPTDPEEDELGEKLKKLPHLVYEKFDQRKLKDDEIPKDEKNSTERLGDMECTVEWFEIGPAYSEQLALDPAPGIIYPGAMVYAETLKSGEYRPVPAKRNPITLSTTLDLENRVIDIERPENASEVRQKLSDLMDQEVRSAPPAQVTGQNQSVTSKEDLTFKLGGTFNSSFASFDGGFNFNQNSIKTRKLLKFTQVYYSVDMDTGGINSPSDFFVDPNDLARLEPKYMPAYVASVKYGRQAYLIITSEYSEREVTAALRARFNGASNAKLIDDEEDDDEEEKEDDDDDVDESDNVEKDEKDDAGNDEEEDGPAFSGAIATKAEWKKVLENTDIQFTIVGGDGMPSSGMIRGDIEKFMAYVEDGGRYSEDSPGIPIAWKLNYLDHSVAYLCKAFKYPIRNCDAVGSDARRFSVTLKSMTCTGEDDPSEYGKGTEEFYGTVTVTPFGDDGKDLPATTLWNVAAANAGYWAVAEEKQIGATTTIEFDNPKSRSSGFRLSADIREWDLHSHWDEVPATPISLTIADAIKTPLQTLYAESGGTKLSIQFEIMPVIDLGSDAIK
- a CDS encoding CAP domain-containing protein yields the protein MASNLTGKSSSPLLKYALIGASLIGTIGLAGFGVSRFLREGATDVVDPSAPTQDDFPAGFAMGSLSATEPIEKIRITIEAEPGAAINEIIDLHLGFGFPLRLSPSTTSEAGPVFAALPSGSSLGTDVNAIPAGQLVWFQFDPSDKSSDRDPLQTSHTLLSGLTVGDISQIGFASRGVADWTLAKYKIELNDKLYAANGSFKQSLKQAREQYQFEVTEMLARNDSLGSEVRELKTIVDAGLGSEMDEQSLAAKERELAGFVEPLRRMGGQLLGQFPSVVETEGGFQPLVASDRVSSIRVEMLAGGVERPGTLNPLYLRAGGRKFLLSSELAPLNDAPNEQVFELTPVDLGFDPVSRNDIKNFSIGLLGSNQPLDQIPDSAKLQRVSLEVDGESVYDSEPIQSDRQSLERVILVPPAHRDERGQVVVNPSDDFERYAWMPGLKIPQTRPIKSQNGLGKIPAESTRQSGPDTAVATTTSTGSSPGGKIPGGKSSGVGPSDPSESVVGASGSTSVPGKTNGSDGPNVAAGSGPDSDPGTSDIDSGLGSDGGDPGANLANAGGSDSGSGNSGPGSRGPGITGPPDSGFGSGGPSLSGGSFPPGPGFSGAGPGSSGPGPGSSGPGSSGPGSAMNPPTRSFINTANPNDPVNIETLIDDLIAALANRPGSSTPSNPAGPGNVPGGANPNTANPTVIPAPKKLQISFVGFGGVSVPADGSPCTVNWEVENSQEVKEFQVRLWARLPHRGSQVPILIGESERVPNLLASGSGVFRSAPVPAIDLASTLLSASEHHRAMVEPEVIAFDSDGNMISQGGAAKGPMLPLLTKDSQLNQQRFVIGRDPSIQLRRQSSVQAQFQIDGDGFDAPVSTIPWNPFASKPTYDGKSAWINFAPTNSHNALTFGASTVSPVVSVSAWDPNVGQLTVRFDNQVKLDSNYRLVAHLGIMNGNATTDNQVQIDARLIVQDISGNKGGIYEPDDLAGTASAAEVLRIATTRTVTYDKQGARTPMFLIDIPIARDLGYAAYNTELFETASIGMSTLTDMEVDQSFEQRLPMGSIDKAMVSLTLMLKMSNRIDNEAIGLFGLRLVKDPDQRSLPQGASLGPIVNPHSQTAPPTKEFIAGRWVRVTPTSRTVYTFRADGTYSYQFDFDDGSPTIAEDGSWTLDRHMMSLTPTNTTDPFSVEGETKETSARSDDAETLEIGIAGLLKRNDPPKELPPIPMDVNLLYGTWVYKSTSGEWRPDGSIVSQKDTISLTLDTNGTFTQKLDFERSISGTADANSITAGSTTGSTSTNTGTWGLNERILIQKWDATSSTPASTTERIIERLDKNLLDLSGQAGKFQKSFSAPIKTSGPKQPITSNAGSAPPTNPGSSSGGTLTPEQQAFVKAHNDARAAVNVAPLQWSATLAADAQGWADELARLDKVLTQESHRSFSPNPTSIDQRKYGENLHGGRKASFQTATKGWIDDEKPIYLNRTPGKTGHYTQAVWADTKFVGGAIATSKSGRKYVVGVYDPPGNFIGQKPYPAASGSIPAGP